Genomic window (Wenzhouxiangella marina):
CCTTCTCGAGCTTGTCCCAGTTGCTCTGGGCCTGCTCACGAACCTTGTCGGCCTGCTCGCGCACCTTGCCGACGCGGCTTTCGACGTCACCGCGCACACCGTCGACGGTGTCGGTGGCCAGCTTGCGGCCCTTGCTTTCCATCTTCGAGCCTTCCTTGACCAGACGCTCGAACAGCTTGCTGGATTCGCCGATCACCTTGTTGCGGGTGTCTTCCACCTTCTTGCGGGTGTCTTCCACCTTCTTGGTGCCCTGCTTGATGATCTTGCCGCCCTCTTCCTGCGCCATGGAGAAGGCGCCCAGACCGGCCAGCCAGATCTCGTGTGCATAATCCTGCACCTGATTGGCAGCGGTCTTGCGCGAAGCGGTCTTCTTGGCCACTTTCTTCTTGGCCACTTTCTTCTTTGCGGTCTTCTTGCTCATTTGGACGAACCTCCAGGCAAATTGGCGATCAGTTG
Coding sequences:
- a CDS encoding phasin family protein, whose translation is MSKKTAKKKVAKKKVAKKTASRKTAANQVQDYAHEIWLAGLGAFSMAQEEGGKIIKQGTKKVEDTRKKVEDTRNKVIGESSKLFERLVKEGSKMESKGRKLATDTVDGVRGDVESRVGKVREQADKVREQAQSNWDKLEKVFEQRVARALSRLGVPTSDEINELSKRVAELNKRVAELAKKEGAAKAPAKAKSPAKAKAKPAAPATPKAEDAAS